The proteins below are encoded in one region of Paenarthrobacter ilicis:
- a CDS encoding FUSC family protein has translation MAAVKGFSASKRFLRARVRTGLVRSRNSLTPAIQMTVCAVGAYAFAEYVLGHQGPLFAATSSLIALGFSRDPRLRRVIEVGLGCTLGIVVGDLLLHWLGAGIWQAAVVLLFSILLARFLDSGTIFTTQLGLQSLLVVLLPAPAGGPFTRSLDAVVGGVCALLVTVLVPKDPRREPRKDVQQILNELAEVLRECSKAMIESDSTMAWHALIRGRNCQPLVDRMRQTLRASGEVATLAPAHRRHRDELAGLEHSLEYIDLALRNSRVFARRLTSAINHAALSDEAIDSISEVLQETAAAIDEMTIGLAEQSEGTRRVHLRRARNDLSDIAARLHPKMLDVQRLEGETVVMLFRPLMVDLLEASGMEPDEARAVLPAL, from the coding sequence ATGGCCGCCGTGAAGGGATTCTCAGCAAGTAAAAGGTTCCTCCGCGCCAGGGTTCGGACCGGCCTGGTGCGCAGCCGCAACTCGCTGACCCCCGCCATCCAGATGACCGTATGCGCGGTGGGCGCCTACGCCTTTGCGGAGTATGTGCTGGGGCACCAGGGCCCCTTGTTCGCGGCAACGTCATCCCTGATTGCCCTGGGCTTCTCCCGCGATCCGCGCCTGCGCCGCGTGATCGAGGTGGGCCTGGGCTGCACACTGGGCATCGTTGTTGGTGATCTGCTGCTGCACTGGCTGGGCGCCGGGATCTGGCAGGCCGCCGTCGTTCTTCTGTTCTCCATCCTCTTGGCCAGGTTCCTGGACAGCGGAACCATTTTCACCACGCAGCTGGGCCTGCAATCGCTGTTGGTGGTGCTGCTGCCGGCGCCGGCAGGCGGGCCGTTCACCCGCAGCCTTGATGCCGTAGTGGGCGGGGTCTGCGCTCTTTTGGTGACGGTTTTGGTGCCCAAGGATCCACGCAGGGAACCCCGGAAGGACGTCCAGCAGATCCTTAATGAGCTCGCTGAGGTGCTGCGGGAATGCTCCAAAGCCATGATCGAGAGTGATTCCACCATGGCTTGGCACGCCCTGATCCGCGGCCGCAACTGCCAGCCGCTGGTGGACAGGATGCGGCAAACCCTTCGCGCGTCCGGGGAGGTAGCCACGTTGGCTCCCGCCCACCGCAGGCACAGGGACGAGCTCGCGGGCCTGGAACATTCGCTGGAGTACATAGACCTGGCCCTGCGTAACAGCCGCGTTTTCGCGCGGCGCCTGACCAGCGCCATCAACCACGCCGCTTTGTCCGACGAAGCGATCGACAGCATCTCCGAGGTCCTGCAGGAAACGGCCGCGGCCATTGATGAGATGACCATCGGCCTGGCTGAGCAGAGCGAGGGGACCCGGCGGGTTCACCTGCGCCGCGCGCGCAACGATCTCTCCGACATCGCCGCACGTCTCCACCCCAAGATGCTGGACGTCCAAAGGTTGGAAGGAGAGACGGTGGTGATGCTGTTCCGGCCGCTCATGGTGGACCTGCTGGAGGCCAGTGGAATGGAACCGGACGAGGCCCGCGCGGTGCTGCCGGCCCTGTAG